The following nucleotide sequence is from Salvia miltiorrhiza cultivar Shanhuang (shh) chromosome 7, IMPLAD_Smil_shh, whole genome shotgun sequence.
GAATTTGcagcataaattaaattaaaagttcaaaATTCGCAAATGTGTTTGGATAAATTTATGAGGctgagagaagatgaaagatacCATTGTTGCTGCTGCTCTTCTTCGGCAGTACTGAAAAAACTAATGGAAGTCGATTGCCCTTCTtcgaaagagaaagagaagggTTGGTGCGGAAGATTTTATAGTAAAACCCTAATACTCAATGGCTTCATGGGCTGGGCTTCTCCTTTATGGGtctcaattttttataattgtgaGGTAGAGTCGTCGGCCCATAAATGAACATAGTAGATTATTTATGTTTTGGTCTCATTAATAAGATAATGGGTTTATTTTTCAATCTAAACATACCAAATtcggtgcgtttactttgatggataaatttatccatgaaaaataatagacaataaaaatttatgcctttaaatgtctcttttctttttctacattttacacaaaagtgaagttcatcattttttcttccttattttcacttcaaagattgataatattatccctccagaatgtattatttatttatttatttttagaggAAAATTTCATTCACTCGAATTGAACATAAAGGCATATATATGAGCACAAGTATTATTCTGCATTATACATTTTGAGACGTATCAAATTTTTAGGTAACACATTTGAATTTAGTTGATTATTCAAggaaattatttcatattttcatgctcCAATTCCTTAAGATTTTGTCACATTGACTGTGACATAAATACATTGGTTATTTACTTCGCCGAAATAAGCTCGATCTACtggaaaactaaaataaaaaagatacttgactgtaaacacaaatatttgtatttcaatttgataaaatacaaaatgcgttacaaagataatttgatagatttgaagatagatttatgcgggttgcaatctctagttaatcctctgattcttctcttccatttgattcttgggGTGcaagctcgaaggttcttgaaatacttgatttgatgacgccaatccaagggactcaatgcatgattttggattgaacattgaacttgatttgatttgagaacattgttagaatttgtaagaatgccttgaagcttttgaacttgatttctttgtatacttgaagatcacttcaaagattcgcagaaatacttgaagatttgaagaaatGCTTGAAGATTTTTAAGATACTTTGACTATTGCCTTGAAGatcttgaagatacttgaatacttgaagattttgaagattacttgaagatacttgaatactcaaacaattgaagatttgaaggagacttgaatgccagatagaattcttcaagataattgaatacttggaagaatacttgaatacttgaatgctaGTATTAGAGTTAATATGTTGTGTTTACAATGGTTAGGACCTTAGAAACCAATTCATCTGTGGTATACGATTAGATTTGAACCATAGAAATGATATATCAATACGTGTAAAGGACGCGAATATGAACACAACCTACAAAATAAGTGGGAAAAATCATTGATGAAACGAGGGCAAAGGAGATCGAGTAAGAAGTCCAAGAAGAAATCTGCTATTTAGGATCCAAAATACATATCCAAGCACATACGAAAATTTCGATTAATCTCCAAAATCCAAACATAGTTCAAAACAAAGTGGACCAAAAAACAACTTTCAAAACTTGAACTACAATATGATCCAACAAATAGCCAATTGCTCAAGACTTCCTCGGTTTGCTCGTCGCCAACTGCGACTCGGGCTGTAAAGAAATAAGAAACAACAATCATGGTCAGGGCTTAATCAAATGAAGTACAGTATAAATCAAGTAATAGAGCTGGATATTTAAAACTTGAAAACGTATCAATTTGTTACCTCCTTTTTCACAGGCTCTTGCTTTTCTGACAAAATTAACTCAATATGGCAAGGTGACGACATGTAGGCTGAGAATAAGGTCGCATTAGTTCATCCACAAAGTTACAGTTATGAAAAGAAAAGACTATAATGATATGCAAACATACGGTTAATCCTTCCATGAGCACGGTATGTGCGGCGCCTTTGCTTCTGGGCCTGGTTAACCTGAATGTGAGAAATGAATAGTGCATCCACATCCAAACCTTTCACCTGTCAAAAAACTAATAATTAGAcatggaaaagaaaaggaagacaTCAGGTATAATAACTAAAGAAACAGGATACGTACCTGAGCATTACTTTCGGCATTCTTGAGCAAATCCAAGATGAACTTGGCAGATTTCACTGGCCAGCGACCTTGTCCGTTAGAGTGTCTGTTCTTGGCGTGAGCAGTTCGCCCAACACCACCACAGAAACGAGTGAAAGGTATGGCCTGTTTGTGGGCAAGCACATCCTCCAAGTACCTCTTGGCCTTGCCCAAAGGCAACTTCCTGATGGCGTGCGCTGTCTCCCTAGTGttctgataaaataaaattttcatactTAGCTAATTCATCATAATCTCCGGATAACATCACGAAATATAgcattcaatttaaaatcagaACATAATCATTTATTAGACAATTAGGCAAGCAGAAGTGAATCCATAAAAGTTGTACACAAATATGAAACATAACTGACAACAATACATAACTCAACATAAATTGACTTCAAACATCACAAATGTAGCATTGTTTACTGAACCATCAAATCATAGGAAAAACTCAAGTGGTTCACCCAATAACATTGCACGACTTCTATCCCTGAAGTTTACGAGAGACCTATCCACAAATGGCAACTAGATCCCTGCTTTTTTACATCAGGTTGAACATATGCCAGCTCAAAAAAGCTCACGGTAGACACTACTATATGTACTACATCAAACGAATAAGGTGACAGACACAGAAAATGAAAGCATTATGGATGTAGCATTGTTTACTGAACCATCATTCATCTGAAAACGCAAAGTGGTTCACCCAATAACATTGCACAACTATTATCCCTGACGTTTACAAGAGAACAATTCACAAATAGCAATAGATCCATGCTTTTATCATTAGGTTGAACGTCTAAACTGCAGAATAAATTACATTACatagaaataattaatgaaCCCTAAAATTATACTAAAATGGGCGTAACTGATGAACATTAAGATTGAATTAGCTAAATTAAACTGAACACAAGTCTAAACACATCGATTAATTTATTGTGTAAAATAAAAAGGATGAACaaccaattaaaaaaaagtgtttAGCTTAGTTAATCATTAAAACAAGCTCGgtggaataaataaaaaagacgAATTTACCTTGAAATGAACTCTGAGATCAGATCCCCTAGCCTTGCAAGCTGCAACAAATATACAACCAAAACAAAATCAGCAAACAACACAGATAAAACGCGGAACGgaataaatcatcacaaaacaacaTAAACCTACATTTAGTGATGTTATCGGGCTCCCTCGAGTATTTCACCTTTAGAATTTAgagcataaattaaattaaaagatcAAAATTCGCAAATGTGTTTGGATAAATTTATGTGActgagagaagatgaaagatacCATTGTTGCAGCTGTTCTTTTTCGGCGGTACTGCAGAAACTGAGGAAGTCGATTGATCTTCTTCGAATGAGAAAGAGAAGAGATGGTGCAGAAGATTTTATAGTAAAACCCTAATACTCAATGGCTTCATGGGCTGGGCTTCAACTTTTTGGGTCTAAATTGCGAGGTAGAAGGGCCGGCCCATAAATGAACATAGTagattatttatgtttttagtcTCAATAAGATAATAATGagtatatttttcaaatttaaatttaaattatacttcatttatttattaaattttagaggaaatttaaatttcattccaaaatgtatttctttatttatttttaggggAAATTTTCATTCCCTCGGATTTGA
It contains:
- the LOC130996145 gene encoding 60S ribosomal protein L17-1-like; the protein is MVKYSREPDNITKSCKARGSDLRVHFKNTRETAHAIRKLPLGKAKRYLEDVLAHKQAIPFTRFCGGVGRTAHAKNRHSNGQGRWPVKSAKFILDLLKNAESNAQVKGLDVDALFISHIQVNQAQKQRRRTYRAHGRINPYMSSPCHIELILSEKQEPVKKEPESQLATSKPRKS